The following proteins are co-located in the Roseovarius arcticus genome:
- a CDS encoding glutathione S-transferase family protein has product MLKFYFHPTPNPLKVALFLAETDLPFELVAVDTAKGEQHTPEFRAINPNGKVPAIDDDGIAVFDSTAILLYLSDKTGQLGAAPENRGALLSWLMFIASGLGPFSGQCVHFHHVAPEDVPYAKNRYMREIERHYQVLNDHLKGRDYIVGDSYSIADISAWGWAIRAPRVLGGEGLARFPEVDRWFNAINARPAVAKAQEVGKGETFKTPGDEASLRALYPSNYVNA; this is encoded by the coding sequence ATGCTGAAATTCTATTTCCACCCAACCCCTAATCCGCTCAAAGTTGCGTTGTTCTTAGCTGAGACGGATTTGCCCTTCGAATTGGTGGCCGTCGATACTGCGAAGGGAGAGCAGCATACGCCTGAGTTTCGCGCGATCAATCCGAACGGCAAGGTGCCCGCAATCGACGACGATGGCATTGCGGTGTTCGACAGCACAGCGATCTTGCTCTACCTCTCCGACAAGACCGGCCAACTGGGCGCGGCGCCAGAAAATCGTGGCGCCTTGTTATCGTGGTTGATGTTTATTGCCTCTGGCCTTGGGCCTTTCTCTGGTCAGTGCGTCCATTTCCACCACGTCGCACCCGAGGATGTACCCTACGCGAAAAATCGCTACATGCGCGAAATAGAGCGGCATTATCAGGTGCTCAACGATCATCTGAAAGGGCGCGACTATATCGTGGGTGACAGCTATTCTATCGCTGACATATCTGCATGGGGCTGGGCCATCCGTGCGCCCCGTGTTCTAGGCGGCGAGGGTCTTGCGCGGTTCCCCGAAGTTGACCGTTGGTTCAATGCAATCAATGCCCGCCCGGCCGTCGCAAAAGCCCAGGAGGTGGGGAAGGGTGAAACCTTTAAGACCCCCGGTGACGAAGCGTCCCTCCGCGCGCTCTATCCAAGCAACTACGTCAACGCATAA